CGAAATAATTTCGGGACTCCACAAGTTGAAGCAGCAGTGGAAAAGGTCAAAAATCGACGTGCTGCGAAGAAATCGAAGATTTCTGATGCAGCACGGGTCAAAGGCGCAGGATTGAGGGTCCTGTCACGTAGGTGTTCGCGGGTTCGAATCCCGTCCCCCGCATTCCTGCGTATCGATTTTTGAGCTATAACTCCCAGAGAATTTATTACCGAAATCCAAGCACGATCATACCATATGACCAACCACAAACCCAGACACACTAACCGATGACGTATGTAAGCAACTTGCTTGCAGGTAGTTTACCTTCGTTGAGTTGATCTCGATGGGCCGGCTCCTGTAGATGTTTATCTTGAACAATGTCGGCATGGAAATCGACTCATTGGACATGTTAATACTTGTCCGACGCCCTGCAGCGTGGTTGATGACTGCGAACTGCCTGAAGCTATTGCTTTTGCACTTATCCACACGTGGTAGGTAGACTGCCTGCTTGCACATCACTGAAATTATTGGAGATACGATACCGATAGCAGATCGACGCATTACCATGAGTGTTCTACAGTATCACTCTAAAACCGCCTGGCCTTTCGGATACGACCCCAGGACCCTGACCATGTTCGCGGCCTTTTCGATGCCTTCCAGCGCCTCCCTCACAGCATCGTCCTCCATGTGACCCTCAAGGTCTATGAAGAAGTAGTAATCCCCCAGCTCCCTCCTGCTGGGCCGCGACTCTATCCTTGTGAGATTGATGTTTCTGACCGCGAACTCTCTTAGAATAGAGAAGAGCGCTCCTGGCCTGTCCTTTTCGAGGTAGACGACTATCGACGTCCTGTCATCGCCTGTTCTCCTCGACATCTCTCTTGATAGAACGACAAACCTGGTCACATTGTTCTTGGAGTCCTGTATGTCCCTGTCGAGCACCTTGAGCCCGTATGTCTTCGCAGCCTCCAGGTTCGCTATCGCGGCCATCTCCGGGAACTCCTGAGCCAGCCTGGCTGCATGGCTTGTTGAGCCTGTGGTTCTAACCTCAACACCCGGATACCTGCGCCTTATGTACTGCCTGCACTGCGCGAGCGCCTGGGGATGTGAGAGTATGATTCTGACACTGTCAGGATCGCCTCTCCCCAGAAGACAGTGCCTTATCGGGATCACAACCTCCCCGCATATGAAGAGGGATCTTCTGAGAAGAAGATCCAGCGTCAGGGCCACAGATCCCTCCAGGCTGTTCTCCAGCGGAACAACCCCCATATCCGCATCACGGCGCTCCACGGCATCAAAGACGTCCTCTATATCATCGAAGTAAACAAGCTCTGCATCTGGAAAGCGCCTCGCTGCGGCCATCTCCGAGTATGAGCCCCTCGGGCCCAGAACGCCTATCCTCAATGGGAACCACCCAGCTCTCTTAGAAGCTCGGACGCACGCTCTATGTTTATCCTCTGCTCTGACGCCATTCTCTCAGCGATGATCTCCACCATCTCTCCCCTTGCTCCGGCCTGTAGCGCGATGTTTCTCGCGTGCAGCGACATGTGCCCGCGCTGGATGCCCTCTGTGGCAAGAGCTCTCAGCGCCGCGAAGTTCTGGGCGAGGCCGACTGCTGCCATCACCCTGCTGAGCTCATCCGCAGATCTCACTCCGAGTATCCTCACAGCCGCCCTGGCCACGGGATGCACCCGCGTGGCCCCGCCCACAAGCCCAACCGCCACAGGAAGCTCTATCGTGCCCACAAGATCCCCGTTGCTATCGATCTCATATCTTGATAGAGATGAGTACTGCCCGGATCTGGCGGCGTATGCATGCGCTCCCGCCTCGACCGCGCGGGTATCATTGCCTGTCGCGAGAACAACAGCTGTAATCCCGTTCATGATCCCCTTGTTGTGCGTGGCAGCCCTGTAGGGATCGACCTCGGCGAGCGCTGCGGCCTTGAAGACCGCAGAGACCGTCTCCGCTCCTCCTATTGCGTCTGCTTTGAAAACAGCCCGCGCCCTGGCGAGGCGCATGTCCGCGAGATTCGAGATTATCCGGAGATGAACCCTCCCGCCGGTAAGCCGCTCGATCTCAGGAGCCACAGCCTCTGCCATTGTGTTAACAGCGTTCGCGCCCATCGCATCCCTGCAGTCGACCAGGAGGTGAGTGACGACCATCGGGCCGGCTCTGGAATCGATGACGTGCACCTCCAGGCCCACAGCCCCC
The nucleotide sequence above comes from Methanothrix sp.. Encoded proteins:
- the pheA gene encoding prephenate dehydratase; amino-acid sequence: MRIGVLGPRGSYSEMAAARRFPDAELVYFDDIEDVFDAVERRDADMGVVPLENSLEGSVALTLDLLLRRSLFICGEVVIPIRHCLLGRGDPDSVRIILSHPQALAQCRQYIRRRYPGVEVRTTGSTSHAARLAQEFPEMAAIANLEAAKTYGLKVLDRDIQDSKNNVTRFVVLSREMSRRTGDDRTSIVVYLEKDRPGALFSILREFAVRNINLTRIESRPSRRELGDYYFFIDLEGHMEDDAVREALEGIEKAANMVRVLGSYPKGQAVLE
- a CDS encoding hydroxymethylglutaryl-CoA reductase, degradative — translated: MTSSRLPGFYKLPPDERLGKIVEACGDAEIKEMIKSGLSLEQADKMVENVIGLFQVPLGIATNFIIDGREVLVPMATEEPSVIAAASNGARMARDGGGFFTSSTGPVMRAQIQAVDLKDPHGARCRILEHASEITRIANEVDPMLVRLGGGAVGLEVHVIDSRAGPMVVTHLLVDCRDAMGANAVNTMAEAVAPEIERLTGGRVHLRIISNLADMRLARARAVFKADAIGGAETVSAVFKAAALAEVDPYRAATHNKGIMNGITAVVLATGNDTRAVEAGAHAYAARSGQYSSLSRYEIDSNGDLVGTIELPVAVGLVGGATRVHPVARAAVRILGVRSADELSRVMAAVGLAQNFAALRALATEGIQRGHMSLHARNIALQAGARGEMVEIIAERMASEQRINIERASELLRELGGSH